Within the Telopea speciosissima isolate NSW1024214 ecotype Mountain lineage chromosome 4, Tspe_v1, whole genome shotgun sequence genome, the region TGGACAAATTTTTATATCATGAGGCATGTCTTCATGTTCGCAGATTTTTTGCAGAAGGAAATCTTCCTTCTGATTTGGTAGTTTATAGAAGGCAAGTAAGTTGAACAAGGCCATCAAGGTCTCAAGCAGGTAATTCATCTCAGACAGATGTCCTGGAGCACAAGGATGCATTAATGCATGCACACATCTGATTTCTCAAATTTTGGATATAACCACCCCTTATACCTCATAATAGCGGTAGGGAAAACTTGCCATGGATATGAAACTTTGAGTATTCAGAGATGCCCAAGTTATTCCCAATAAGACAGATTGCTTCTTCCAAAGCGTACCATGCTTGTGCCACTTGCAACAATCGAAGTAGTTCACaaggtgggggagggggaaacCAATACTTCTAATGTTATTTCATACAATAATTTGTACATGCCAATCATGGATACACACCTCCTGGGGTTGACAAACCTTTTTAATCTTACTAATCAAAGATATTCGACTTTGTGCTATGGTTAGCTCAATGCCAATCAAGACTTCTCAAGAAAATTCCAAGAATTCTTGATTTACATGCGCACGCATGCACAATACATGCAGCTTCACATTCACAAAATGAAATGACTTTATCACACATACATTACACAGAATCATTACAAAATCACACTTTTCATAGTGAGCTGTTCAAAGCAGAGTGTATAAGAAAGATTACCTAAAAATGAGCTGCCTCATGTGTATCATTTCTATCCTGGAAGTTGGAGGAAAATGATGAGAATCCACCAATAAAAGCCTGAAGAAACCTACAACAGTAAATCAAGCAATTGATCAAATGGAGAGAACAGTTACAAAGAAAGGCGCAGAACTACCCAATCTCTATATAGGATTCCAACCCTGAGTTGGATGCGGAATGTACCATCTTCTGATAAATTTTTTGCTCACCAGATCGGCAAATCCAGTATGTGGATTTGCAGATCATTGCCCATGGATCTGATCTGATCATATGGCAGGTAATGATCCATGCTCCAATATCGCTTCTTAAATCCTTGATggaagaaaaacgaaaaagattattttatatttattacttACAATTTCATCTACATTCTTGATTTATGAATTCAAGCAGACTAATGACTTAGTAGATAAAAAATCCTCTACAAACAGGTTTCCTGTCTGTAACTTAACCTGAAAACTTTCAAATGTCTGATTATGCATCATGATGATACTTGACTAGCTATCCAATGAGCCTAAAAGTGCAATTTGGAGAAAATTTTAACAACTTATGGTTCACATTATAAAGCGGCAAGAGGCATGACAAAATCTCAATTTGATATTTACTGTGAAATTCTAAAGTTGCGTCTTCGCCTAGTATGCAAGCTCTTTATATACAACAATATGATTATAGGTTAGGATATAAATAGTACTTATGCTAGAGAGCAAGAAGTAGAATTTGGGAGGGTAGTCAAATAAAAAAGACGAAAGAGGCTACAACTCTCCACTTTACAAACTTCATTAGCTCCCAATTTTCCCTCTCTAAATCTGCTTTCTCCTATTCTGGTGGAAGTTCTAATTAAATCTGGGTTAGTTGTGTTGGAATTGTTAGTAAGGCTAGTTTGGGTATAAAAGATAAATTGTATATGGAGGACAATAAAAGACTTCCCAAAGGGTaaagttgtaatttttttatctttctaaGTCAGTAATATATAAAGGAGTCAATGACTCCCTCCAACTCTTCTATCCTTCATCTTTTCTGCTTTACTTCTtcctcacctctctctctctctctcttttagttCTACTTTCATCTCTCTAAACTCTGTTCAAAATTGGTATAGAGTGAAGAAACTTTTGAGAGCCACATAAAGCAACACTCCAGGTAAGGAACCCGACAGAGAAGGATGGTTCCCAAAGTTCCTTGGGTATGTAACGATTCCTACCTTGGATCCATGGAAGTGTGAATCAAGTGCCTGTGAGGCAATTTGAAGCAAACCTGATGCATTTATATAACCTGAGAATCAGATTTAAAAAGCCAAACCCACAGAACAGAATCAGAGTGAAACCGAAAAACCAGAATTTAGGACTCAAGCAATGCGCCCGCCATGGTGCCCAAGGCCTCCAAGGcaaccatggcgttttagagggtcaaaattAAAGACgtccaaggcaaccaaggaaccttgacgccatggcgtcgccatgacTATGCTAATAATCAAGAACTCAGATCATCACCAATATAATCCATTGGGGCTTAAATTTGAGTGTAACTTGCACCAAACCCTGAACCAATGGCTCAGTTTGAACCATTTCTggttcaattttagaagaaattcATCCACAGAGCAGGCTGTTTTCTTCCTCTTACAAGCTATGATCTGCATCAAAACCATCCTGAGCCAAAACCGTTCCTAGGTATCCGCTTAACCTAGGTTGCAGAAATTTGTTCTGCTGAACCTAGGGAATTTAGGGCAAGGAGTCGGGAACTTTCAGGCTGCACAAGGGTCCTTTAATGGCAGTTAAAACGTCAGGTTCAAAAACTTCCTAAGCTAGTTGCAGTAACTCAAATATGGTATCATTGTTTTACTGCTAGAAGGAGCAAATTCTCTATATCACAAGCTACCCTGATCTGTGGGTGTGCAATCGGTCAAAGTCTGGTTAGGAAGATTTGATGATTCCAATTTATAATACAGACTAGAAGTgacttgcaattaaaatattCATCTTATGAATGCTTTCTGGCTGATGGGATGTCACCACTACTGGATATGGTCCTATCACTTTCGATGGCAAACAACAATTTAACCTGACCCTCTTTTATTTGTCATTTTTAGCAAGATTGACCTTTTAAGGACAAAAAGATAGTCTATGACAAAAAAATGGGCTTCCCATAACCCAACTTTTGTTTCTCTAAATGAACAAAAACTGAAATTCAGAGGAAACAAAGACATAATATAAGCAATAAATTATTTCCTATCAAAATTAGGATTAGGTTCCAGTTTTATTGTCTACAGCTGTGTAAGAAAACCAGTGCTCGACGTCCTTAGTTGTTGCACCATTTCATCCATCATAGAGCAGACCTCTGCCATGCCTGGTTGTAATTTGTCTCCCACTTTGAATTTGTGAACGATTTCATTCAAGTCACGAAGACTACAACCGGGAATTCTTTTCAAGCCTCTTTGTGTTGCCAGTTCCTTCACCTTGGCAACATCTTCCCATTGACTAGCTGCGGCATACACATTCAACAACAAGGCATATCGAGATGGATTATGAGGCTCTAGTTCAATCAACCGATTTGCAATTcgctctcccacctccacatcTCCCTGGAACCGGCATAACCCAAGCAACCCACTCAACAACAATGAATTCAAAGAATCCTCTCCATTGTCCTCCATTGGGATGGTACACAAAATTTCTTCAGCCTCATGAATGAGTCCAACACTAAAATAGAGATGAGCCATGCACCAGTAGTGTGCAAATTTGGGTTTTATTCTATATACGTTGATCATTttgtaaaataaatttctcCCCACTGACAACAATCCAGCACGAGTGCAAGCGCACAAGATACCAACAAAAGTAACTTCATCCGGCAGAACTCGATGTCCTTCCGTCCATGAGTTCTTTGTCTTAATACATTCACTTGGCTCATCTTCCAAGTCCAACCTTCCTACCATATCTACAAACAAATTAAGTCCATCTTGTGGACATCCATTAATGCAATGTCCCAAGATCATTGCATTCCAGCAAACTAAATTCCTCTCCGACATTCCGTCGAACAATCTTTGTGCGTATTCCACCTTTTGAGATTTACAGTACATATCTATCAAAGCGGTGCCAAGAATCAAGCTCAATCTAAATAAGTTTCTTATGAGAGACCCATGAACAGACTTGCCTTCCTTCAGCCTAGCAGACCTGCCACATGCAGTAAGTACACTAACCATCGTTGTATCACTCCCTCTCAATCCAATCTTCATCATCTCCCTAAATAACTTTAGACAATTTCCTGGTTTCCCACAGTCCAAATACCCAGTTATCATGATGTTCCAAGAAACCACATTCCTCTCAGGCATTACACCAAACAGGATTTGGGCAGTACCCAAATCACCCAATTTTGCATAACCATCAACAATGGAGTTCCAAGATACCAAATCCCTTtgaggcatttcatcaaacaacTGCTTAGCAGATTCAATAGACCCACAACAAGAATACATGTGGATCAAAGAGTTCTGTACCGGTACAACACTGTCAACCCCATTCTTAACAATCTGTCCATGGCATTTCTCTCCAAGTTCAGAAGATTGTGACTTCGCACAAGCACTCAAGAGAGGTGGGAATGTGAAACTATTGGGAAAGAACCCATTTCGAATCATCTCAAAATAGAAAATCACAGCTTGATAAGGAACAGGGCCACAGGAATAGGCTTTGATCACAGTGTTAAAACAGAATGTATCAGGCAAATCAATGTGTCTGAAAATCAAGATAGTGTGATCTATATCCCCTGAATCCGCAGAGAATTTCAAAACACGGCTGGCAGCAAATGGATCCTGGAAAAGACCAGAAGTGATCAAATAGGCTTGGATTTGGTAGAGTTGCCTCATGTTATGGCATGTCTGAAGAGGTTGAAGACTTCCATTTAGTGCACTAAAAGATGATGATGccgatgaagaagatgaaaaggaTGAATAGAGAGAACAGAGAGTGGGATTTGAAGTAAAGATTGGGAATCTTGATCGAATGATATCTCTGATGTTGGAGGCTCTGGCCATAAATCTAATTCAATATCATTCAAGGTATACTGCTTGATGCGCTTTTCTGATTTCCCAACAAACCCATAACCAGGAGACATCTAGACGAGCCCAAAGGAGATAGATTGCAGCAGATTTGTAGCGAATGAAAGTTCCTGGAAATTTTTCAGAATATAACCGTTGCCTCATCTTCAACTTCTCATGAGAGCTGTGACCACTTTGGTTTGGAACTTGGACACTGTCAAGCTTGTAAGTTCtgagtttgactctctctctctggaatCTGGATTGCCACCGTATAAGTTCAGGGTTTATATCGAACCTGAAATAATATACGTTAccgaaaaaaaaacctgaaaactCGATCTCCCTTGATACGCTTCCTACCAGTTTCAAATCTGAAAGCTTGAATCCTCAACTTTGGCCGACCTTTTGCTGCAAAATCTTAGTTCGAAGACCTGCAGGTCTAAGGAGTTGCGACTGGCACTCAGTCCGGCCTTCTCTCTTGTCACTGGATCTGGTTACAGCTCATAGACTGCAGATTTGTATTGACTTGTTGGGGTTATCATGGGTTGGAGTCGTTAGGGCTTTGAGCTGTAACCCTTCGCCTGCAATTTTGGATCAATCGAACTTGTTAGGGTGGGATTTCACTTCTGCCAGAGTTCTGCC harbors:
- the LOC122659628 gene encoding pentatricopeptide repeat-containing protein At3g51320-like, producing MARASNIRDIIRSRFPIFTSNPTLCSLYSSFSSSSSASSSFSALNGSLQPLQTCHNMRQLYQIQAYLITSGLFQDPFAASRVLKFSADSGDIDHTILIFRHIDLPDTFCFNTVIKAYSCGPVPYQAVIFYFEMIRNGFFPNSFTFPPLLSACAKSQSSELGEKCHGQIVKNGVDSVVPVQNSLIHMYSCCGSIESAKQLFDEMPQRDLVSWNSIVDGYAKLGDLGTAQILFGVMPERNVVSWNIMITGYLDCGKPGNCLKLFREMMKIGLRGSDTTMVSVLTACGRSARLKEGKSVHGSLIRNLFRLSLILGTALIDMYCKSQKVEYAQRLFDGMSERNLVCWNAMILGHCINGCPQDGLNLFVDMVGRLDLEDEPSECIKTKNSWTEGHRVLPDEVTFVGILCACTRAGLLSVGRNLFYKMINVYRIKPKFAHYWCMAHLYFSVGLIHEAEEILCTIPMEDNGEDSLNSLLLSGLLGLCRFQGDVEVGERIANRLIELEPHNPSRYALLLNVYAAASQWEDVAKVKELATQRGLKRIPGCSLRDLNEIVHKFKVGDKLQPGMAEVCSMMDEMVQQLRTSSTGFLTQL